The Populus trichocarpa isolate Nisqually-1 chromosome 18, P.trichocarpa_v4.1, whole genome shotgun sequence genomic interval ATTGATGCGATCGATTGATGGTTGCTTTATTACTTTCATGCGATCGAAATGCGCAGCAGTTCTGATGACACAAAACAAGTCATTTTATGGACTTGACTGCTCTTTTACCATGGCATCGATcgcttctcttttcttcttatatttttgCCTCCTCTCTTTCGTGTGGCAGTTAACTACCACCTATAACCCGCATAgaaacgattttttttttttggatgttcAGGACTAAAATCTTGAAGGAGatgtaaaattaaaaggtaACCTGATGGTTTTTATTCCCTTGTTGCTTTTTAAACTGAGAGAGTTGTACCTACTGCTTGTCCATCTTGAATTGAATTAGATGTACTCAACATGGAGATTGAAGCGTCAAACCAACAGTTGAGCTAGAAACATCGAACTTTTGCTGCATAAATTTGACTGATTTTCTTTCCTTGAAATCTCAGCTAACACTCCTCAGCTTCTTTGAAGATGCAAACCTAAACATTTTTAGTTCTCATATTGGGATGGAATTTGCGCACGATAGTATTATTCTTATAATTGCAAGTGGCGCGCATTACACACGAGAACTTGAGTGCAGCAATCATACAAAAGGCTTTTCAATCATCAAATGCTCAGAATCATGGCTTCCAGTGAACTTTCATTTTCTGCAATTGTCAACTAGTTTAGTGTAGGATCGGATGTTCCTTTTGTCCTCGATCCCGTTTAGGACATTTTGCCTTCTCAGATTCCACAGCGTCAGAGTCTTTGTGATTTGATGGTTGGAATAAATAGCAATCACTATTCACTGCAGCTTGCCCTGGTGAGGAAACATCAGCAGATGGAGAGTGAGGCAGCAGTTTGGGTTCTGAGGCAGGGACAGCAAATGATGATGGCTCATAGATCGAAATCGCTTTCTGTTCCATTAACTCCCGCAAGAACTTTTCATTCTGCTCAATGCGTATCTGAAGCTCTTTCTGTGCCTGCGCAATAGCCATAAAACAAACAGGTGCTACAGACTGATGTTGAAATTCTCAAAACTTTGCGATACAAAATCAGTGTCCAAGTTCAGGATTCTGCTCTCTTATTCTTAATTACTtgttcatatgtttttttatcacccTGCTTAGCCCTTTTGTCCCTGCTACATGAAGCACCCATTCTTCCTTATGTCGCCTATGAATTAGATTTAAAccattttaaattatcattcaaCAGTTATCCAAATTCCAAAAACCctttgtattttgaattatttcccCATAATTATAATGTGCATTCTTTTAAGCCTGACCTACTTCTGTCTGTCAATATTGTATCATCTATAAATGCCATGAAGTTATCATGATATCATTGCTacaacaaaaggaaataaacaaacaaGCCATCAAGCTGACTAGAGTATCGAGAATGCATCAAGGCACCTTAAGCTGCTCATGCAGCAgcttttgaatttcaatttgtGTGCGCAAAGCCTCTGTTACTTGCACGTCTCTGCAAGAGAATGATTCATTGGAGATTTTGCTTGAACcaataaagaaaaagggaaaaagaagatACCGATCAATGATCATTCACCTATTGGACTCAATGACAAGTGCATCATTGTTACTGTTCGATGAAGCTGCTTTATTCTCTACCACGGTGGAAGTGCTCTTGTCTGGACACCAAGTAGCAAAACAAGTAGAAAGTTAGGATTAGCAGTCACAAGctttaaaagaaagagaggaaaagaatcggTAGAATCGATTGGAAGTTGGAAGCATCACAGAGCTATTTGGTGaatataaaatcttctctcATTGCTACCAGTATACCACAAATTTGCAGTTGTTTGTGATAGGTTTTGGAATCATGTGACGAAACTACTTGTCTttcaaagagaagagaaaagttAGCATGAAAAAAGGAGGACTTATTTGTAGACAACATATTCCATTGTACAAGAGCaagattttctaaaataaaatcaccAACCAACTATACAATGACAGGAGAGAATCATAAACCAAATTGATGTTTGAAGCAGGATATATGGTTCTAATTATCTGCCCGAAAGAGACAATGTCACTAATACAAGAAGCATGGACTTGTTTCTATGAGAAGGTCATACCATGATTTGTCTCCGGAAATTTTTTAGCTAGGCGGTACTTCTGCAAATCACAAGGCACATGAAAACAATTGAACAGATTTTTAGTAGAATTTGTTTGTTATGATAAAGGAAAGTCTAGACAAGAAAAATTACCTGCAAATGGCTCTTGACATGATAGATACTTAAGCCCTTAACATTCATAATACCCAATATACTTTTTGGAGTTGCAACTACAGTTATTAACAGTGGAGAATGTGAGTTATCGAAGGAAACTACCACCAAAATTTTCTTGGTCAATCAAAGACAAGAGACTCACCATCAGGGCCTCCGAGGGATTTAACTGCATCTACAAAAAGGTCATGAAGCTCAGTCGTCCATCTTATTCTTTGCTTTTGTGAAGTTGCAGCTTCAGGAAGTCGGTTAATGCTGTCATCCATTTGTGCAGCTGACGAACGATAGTTTGCTTTATGATTCAACTCAGTGACAGGGATCGATGAAACTCGCTGTGCTTCCTGCATGCATTTTCAACTTGGATGATCATTAAAACAAGATCAATGCCAATATCCAATTCGTTTTGCATCATGATCAACTTCCTTGCCTTGTTAAGTACAACTATCAGCACCTGATAAAACTGAGTAGAAGTCTTGAACAATTTAcgttataaaaattgatttactcACATTGAGGGTGGAATTTTGGGAGACGTCATCGACGGGAATTTCAAGCTCCTTGGACAAATATTGAAGTACAAGCTTCTCAGTGGATGTCAAACTCTCCTTAGTGCAGTGCAAACCTGTAAAGCTCCCACCAGAGCACTCGTCCAGGACACCCATCAAATTTTCGTTTTCAGGCTCAGTAATTACATCTTGTCCTCCAAGAAATAAAGAGTCTGAAGGGGGAGTGATATGATCGACAGGTAGAGGACGTTGAAGGAAAGGTGAGGTGGGAAGCTGGAGATCACTCTCAGCAATTGTCAAAGGTGATGGTTGTAAACTGGCGGAGAACATGGTGCCTTTGCGAGGTTGACCAATGGAGCCATAAGAAACAGCATCATTCAAGATAGGGCTCGCGTTTAATGTCCGTGTTAGGAACAAGGATGCCTGTGGGAGGGAATTGGGTGGTTTTGGTTGTACGCAATCAGGCAGGACAGCAGAATATtggagatttttatttaaacaatataAGCCTACTGACTCAGTATTCAACGAAGAAGGATGGGTTTGCATCGCCCCTTTCCTTCTATTAAAGGACTTGACAGTACTATAGAATTTCATGATCCTCAAACGAGAGGTCTACTCTTCAGCCTTCACTTTTTCACCTTCTCTCCGGTTAGCAGATAGTGAAGGATATCTAGAAACACAAGGCAATTAGGGCAAGCTACATTATAGCAGTAAAACCATCTCAACAAGTACTAAACCTccagaatataatattttcagaATTTGCAGCGGTACAAGATACAAACATCATCTtatatagaagaagaaaaaatattgaatgaaacacttgaaaactgaaaagaagcagagaaagtgaaaaataaacCATGGATTATTTGGGCAGCACAAGTTAGTGCAAGGAAGAGGCCatgggaaagaagaaaatcacCTTGAGATGACCCCAATTGCCATGCGTTAAGAAAGAGGAAGAGGGTGCTGTATTTGGTGTGATGGCTCCTGTCTTCCTGCATGTATtctacaaaaacaagaaaagcccACCAATGAAGCTCCCCTGCTTCCCTCTCCTCTCTCCATGTAAATAAGGTAATGATGTTAAAACAAAAACGATGAAGTTTAGGATTCTTTGGGGGTAAAAAAGAACTCCCGTGTCGGGAAGCTTTTGGTAGCTTGTGTTCCTCTGCACTGCATTGTTAAATCATTAGAATCCTTTTGGCATGTAGTTATCACGAATTAGTCCAGTCAATCAATACGTCAAATCAATACTTTTATCAAATAATCCATCGTAGGAGAAGTTTACGAGAACTTCAAGGTAAACAAAGATGTTACGATGTTGCTCTATTGGATTAGCCTTGTTTAGATCCCTCGCCTCCCCAATCTTGTCATTATATCATTGATCTTAATTGGATTCCATGTTCTGTTTATGTAGAAAGattcaattcattttcattacaacaggatcataaaataaaaaagtgtttttgaaatctAAACAGTACTGTAGCATGAATGTTAAAGAATATCCATTGCCGGGTAACACCTTCAGAATAACAATTGGGATCTGGTCTTCTCCTTCAGACATTCccaaatcaaacacaataacGCCGGCTAATCCAATCCTCGTCGGATCAAATTTTTACTGGCCGTTTGGTTCTCAGATAGAAGAGTAACGACACCATCATGTTTCATTCAAATCACTAATATGCCACCTTCTGACAATGGAAGGAAATTTACTTTACATGAGTCGCATTACCAGTAGACCAGACAAGAAAATGCATGCTATGTCATTACCATGTAAAACAAACTTCATCCTCTAAGTAGAGGATAAGGTCAACATGGACAGCCGTCCTAGATAAATCTGCAAGATGCATTTGACATAATAGAAGTATCCAATAAAGTCCATCTCAAGTTTAGAGTATGCCCAGGTAACTGTTGTCTCCTTTAACAATCCTTTGTTCCGTTACAtatgttgggaaaaaaaaaaaagatcgttGCAAATTATTAAGGTTGCCGTCTAACTTCGAGGAAACATGCCTTTCCTGGCCCCCATTTCTACCTATCTTTGAGCTCCTGCTCAAATTGGAGCAATTTTTCACGGACAGGCTGTAAAAACAGCTTCAAATTCTGACTGATCTGTAGCATATCTTGCCGTGAGAGATCCTTCTCGTCGCTAAGCCGTACTTGCATCTAGAATAGCAAGACCaagagtttaaaattaatcattgtaaaaaaaaaaagaactgaaatTAATCATTAGGCAGTCTATTTAAAGATAAGAGCAGACTGACAGGCTAGCACAAATATCCATACAGATGAAAACACAGAGAAATGGTTTGATCAACTACAATTGCCACAGATTAGTAAGTTTATGGGCTATTTGACCTTTTGACAGCCATTTATCACTGTCCATACAAGCAACCAATAGCTGTAGGAATCACTCTATTACcacattattaaataaaagacagATATTTTCTCATCTTTTAGAGAATCTGTTATTTTGATGAGAAGATGATGGAGCAAGCAGCAGGGAGATGCACATCTTTTTTCAGAGGTCATCCTAAATTTCCCAATATTTTCCTGTCAATTCCATCTAGATTTCATTTTATACTCAACACATTTGAGTGGAAATATAGGACCTACCTGCAGGTCATCCAGCTCACCAAATGAAAACTCCGGAAAATCCAAGTGGCCCTTTACCATCCTTTTCTCCTCTTTGACAATCCATTCCCCTAATCCCATTGACATACCAATTCTTTTAGGATAGGGTAAATAGATGAAGGAGGGAAAGCAGGCAGTTTAAGTGACACCAGGTTACCTTTAATTTTCAGTGTCAATTCATAGGTATATCCAACAAGTTTCTTGTTCCTCACAATTACCAAGAATGCCTGCTCACACAAGTAATAACCATCAGTAGGGAAATAAATTTCCCATGCATATCATATACACGTCATAATGAGAAAACGATAATATCATCTGTAAAACAAAACGGTGTGTTTGTGGAGATCAAAGTATTCTGAAATGAAATATTTGTGCAAGACCTCTTGCTAAATAATAATGAGAAATCAAAGTAAAATAGCAAGAAAAAGCACTAGAAATAATGTGAATCAGAACAAGAGTTTGAATTTAATAGGGCAAATTTACATGTGAGTGCATCAGATGATAAGACAGGTAACCAATTatctcacattttttttctgatgttCAGTCCAATTTCGATCTGCACTAGAGTGTACTAGAACTTCTGGTTTGCTTTTTCCTAATATTTGGCATCTATAGGACAATTCAAAGGCAAAACACAGAGATTCACAAGAATCAATCAACTTCAAAAACTATGAGGTTAAATAGAAAGCATATTGCAAGATACACAAGTCATGTCATTTCACATGTTTCCCCAGATAAAAACAAAGGAGGAATCATATAGTCAAGAGTAAATTGGAGTAGCTCAAAGTGTCAACTTTTCGTTACATGCTCATATGAAGTCTGGAATTgttaaaaagaaggaaatatgGATAT includes:
- the LOC18107901 gene encoding myb family transcription factor PHL6, giving the protein MKFYSTVKSFNRRKGAMQTHPSSLNTESVGLYCLNKNLQYSAVLPDCVQPKPPNSLPQASLFLTRTLNASPILNDAVSYGSIGQPRKGTMFSASLQPSPLTIAESDLQLPTSPFLQRPLPVDHITPPSDSLFLGGQDVITEPENENLMGVLDECSGGSFTGLHCTKESLTSTEKLVLQYLSKELEIPVDDVSQNSTLNEAQRVSSIPVTELNHKANYRSSAAQMDDSINRLPEAATSQKQRIRWTTELHDLFVDAVKSLGGPDVATPKSILGIMNVKGLSIYHVKSHLQKYRLAKKFPETNHDKSTSTVVENKAASSNSNNDALVIESNRDVQVTEALRTQIEIQKLLHEQLKAQKELQIRIEQNEKFLRELMEQKAISIYEPSSFAVPASEPKLLPHSPSADVSSPGQAAVNSDCYLFQPSNHKDSDAVESEKAKCPKRDRGQKEHPILH